In one Streptomyces venezuelae genomic region, the following are encoded:
- a CDS encoding S8 family peptidase: MTEQADPARDPGAGGPGPDGMGFTYREAQQELIVVARPEARLRAGERDVRSASGSDVSALNMFLTDEQLTLEPLFGNEDRLRAAAPSATGGDDVPDLALFYRVRGGDDRPDELRARMAALPGIDTAYVKPGAVPASIDPSPTQPHDLDEATRRRKEGMPATPDFTSRQGYLKPAPEGIDARWAWQRIGGSGEGVTVVDIEGAWQLRHEDLAAKLAGVVVGTPLQDLAWRNHGTAVIGVIGGDRNSLGITGIVPEAVTATASFQPLGTAATIHAAAERLNPGDIILLELHRPGPKFDFGPRDDQKGYIAIEWWPDDYAAVRYATAKGVLVVGAAGNGAESLDDAVYERRPDGFPSWWRNPFNPSNRSSGAVLVGAGAPPPGTHGRDHGPDRSRLAFSNYGARVDAQGWGRETTTTGGFWDRPGDLQGGADEIAWYTDTFSGTSSASPIVVGALASLQGMLKAAGQQPMTPDRARATLRATGSPQQDAPGRPASQRIGNRPDLKAAVTNLLPSAVGSGQAERYWDELLPYPPELPPRLRLFVAGQWRNLDNPSPETRQAVHAAFAGGRPDVRVWFSDDEVVGLVVTG, from the coding sequence ATGACCGAGCAGGCAGACCCGGCGCGGGACCCCGGAGCCGGCGGGCCGGGCCCCGACGGCATGGGATTCACCTACCGAGAAGCCCAACAAGAGCTGATCGTCGTCGCCAGGCCCGAGGCCCGGCTGCGCGCCGGCGAGCGGGACGTCCGCTCGGCCTCCGGCTCCGACGTATCGGCCCTGAACATGTTCCTCACGGACGAACAGCTCACTCTGGAGCCGCTGTTCGGCAACGAGGACCGACTGCGGGCCGCCGCCCCCTCGGCGACGGGCGGGGACGACGTGCCCGACCTGGCCCTCTTCTACCGCGTCCGCGGCGGCGACGACCGGCCCGACGAACTGCGCGCACGGATGGCGGCGCTGCCGGGCATCGACACGGCGTACGTGAAGCCCGGCGCCGTACCGGCGTCGATCGACCCCTCGCCGACCCAGCCGCACGACCTGGACGAGGCGACGCGGCGACGCAAGGAGGGCATGCCCGCCACACCCGACTTCACCAGCCGACAGGGCTACTTGAAGCCGGCGCCGGAGGGAATCGACGCACGCTGGGCGTGGCAGCGCATCGGCGGCTCCGGCGAGGGCGTCACCGTCGTCGACATCGAGGGCGCCTGGCAGCTGCGCCACGAGGACCTCGCCGCGAAGCTCGCCGGTGTCGTCGTCGGGACACCCCTCCAGGACCTGGCCTGGCGCAACCACGGCACCGCGGTGATCGGCGTCATCGGCGGCGATCGCAACTCCCTCGGCATCACCGGCATCGTGCCGGAGGCCGTGACGGCGACCGCCTCCTTCCAGCCCCTCGGCACGGCCGCGACGATCCACGCGGCGGCGGAGCGGCTGAACCCCGGCGACATCATCCTGCTCGAACTGCACCGCCCTGGGCCGAAGTTCGACTTCGGGCCGCGCGACGACCAGAAGGGCTACATCGCCATCGAGTGGTGGCCGGACGACTACGCGGCGGTGCGGTACGCCACCGCGAAGGGCGTCCTCGTCGTCGGCGCGGCGGGCAACGGCGCCGAGTCCCTGGACGACGCGGTGTACGAGCGCAGGCCGGACGGCTTCCCATCCTGGTGGCGCAACCCGTTCAACCCCAGCAACCGTTCCTCCGGAGCGGTCCTGGTCGGCGCGGGCGCTCCCCCGCCCGGCACCCATGGCCGCGATCACGGCCCCGACCGCTCACGCCTCGCGTTCTCCAACTACGGGGCGCGCGTGGACGCGCAGGGCTGGGGCCGTGAGACCACCACGACCGGCGGCTTCTGGGACCGGCCCGGCGATCTGCAGGGCGGCGCCGACGAAATCGCCTGGTACACCGACACGTTCTCCGGCACGTCCTCCGCGTCACCGATCGTCGTGGGCGCCCTCGCCTCGCTGCAGGGCATGCTGAAGGCCGCGGGCCAGCAGCCGATGACGCCGGACCGGGCCCGTGCGACGCTGCGCGCGACGGGCTCCCCGCAGCAGGACGCGCCGGGCAGGCCCGCGTCGCAGCGGATAGGCAACCGCCCCGACCTCAAGGCGGCGGTGACGAACCTGCTGCCGTCCGCGGTGGGTTCGGGTCAGGCCGAGCGGTACTGGGACGAGCTGCTCCCGTATCCGCCGGAGCTCCCGCCGCGGCTCCGGCTGTTCGTGGCCGGGCAGTGGCGCAACCTCGACAACCCGTCCCCCGAGACGCGGCAGGCGGTCCACGCCGCCTTCGCGGGGGGACGGCCGGACGTACGCGTCTGGTTCTCGGACGACGAGGTCGTCGGCCTCGTCGTCACCGGCTGA
- a CDS encoding PAC2 family protein, which yields MIELEGVPELVDPVMVAAFEGWNDAGDAASAAVAHLDKEWKGEVFAALDAEDYYDFQVNRPTVWLDGGVRKITWPTTRLSVVRVGGDKPRDLVLVRGIEPSMRWRSFCNEILGFAHELGVELVVIMGALLGDTPHTRPVPVSGVTSDPDLARTMDLEETKYEGPTGIVGILQEACTHAGVPAVSLWAAVPHYVSQPPNPKATLALLNRLEDLIDLRIPLGELAEDARAWQVGVDQLAAEDSEVAEYVQSLEEARDTAELPEASGEAIAREFERYLRRRDGGEGGAGGAAYLRDSPSDRTRPPKPKPTQRPGQGTEDGEGESGDSGPPDSSDD from the coding sequence GTGATCGAGCTCGAGGGGGTACCCGAGCTGGTCGACCCGGTCATGGTGGCCGCGTTCGAGGGCTGGAACGACGCCGGCGACGCCGCCTCCGCCGCGGTCGCGCATCTCGACAAGGAGTGGAAGGGCGAGGTGTTCGCGGCACTGGACGCCGAGGACTACTACGACTTCCAGGTCAACCGCCCCACCGTCTGGCTCGACGGCGGAGTGCGGAAGATCACGTGGCCGACGACCAGGCTCTCGGTGGTCCGCGTCGGCGGCGACAAGCCCCGCGACCTCGTCCTGGTCCGTGGCATCGAGCCGTCCATGCGCTGGCGGTCGTTCTGCAACGAGATCCTGGGCTTCGCGCACGAACTGGGCGTCGAGCTGGTCGTGATCATGGGCGCACTGCTCGGTGACACCCCGCACACCCGCCCCGTCCCGGTCAGCGGAGTGACGTCCGACCCGGACCTGGCGCGCACCATGGACCTCGAAGAGACCAAGTACGAGGGGCCGACGGGCATCGTCGGCATCCTCCAGGAGGCGTGCACGCACGCGGGTGTCCCGGCCGTCAGCCTGTGGGCCGCCGTGCCGCACTACGTGTCGCAGCCACCCAACCCCAAGGCCACACTGGCGCTCCTCAACCGCCTGGAGGACCTGATCGACCTGCGGATCCCGCTGGGCGAGCTGGCCGAGGACGCGCGCGCCTGGCAGGTGGGCGTGGACCAGCTGGCCGCCGAGGACAGCGAGGTCGCGGAGTACGTCCAGTCGCTGGAGGAGGCGCGGGACACCGCGGAGCTCCCCGAGGCGTCCGGCGAGGCCATCGCCCGCGAGTTCGAGCGGTACCTGCGGCGGCGCGACGGCGGGGAGGGCGGAGCCGGCGGAGCGGCGTACCTCCGGGACTCGCCGAGCGACCGCACGCGGCCGCCGAAGCCGAAGCCGACGCAGCGGCCGGGACAGGGCACGGAGGACGGCGAGGGCGAGAGCGGCGACTCGGGCCCTCCGGATTCCTCGGACGACTGA
- a CDS encoding FadR/GntR family transcriptional regulator has product MAVTDEAIEKIKGMIVSGALRPGDRLPKESELAAELGLSRNSLREAVRALALIRILDVRQGDGTYVTSLDPQLLLEALSFVVDFHRDDTVLEFLAVRRILEPAATAMACAHISDAELDALSEQLDALGAAPSVEELVAADLEFHRGIVQTSGNSVLCSLLDGLSGPTTRARVWRGLTQEDAVSRTLHEHRAILTALRDRDAEAARSWATVHIASVEQWLRTTL; this is encoded by the coding sequence ATGGCTGTCACCGACGAGGCCATCGAGAAGATCAAGGGAATGATCGTCTCGGGCGCGCTGCGCCCCGGCGACCGGCTGCCCAAGGAGAGCGAACTCGCCGCCGAGCTGGGCCTTTCGCGCAACTCGCTGCGCGAGGCGGTGCGCGCCCTCGCCCTGATCCGCATCCTCGACGTACGCCAGGGCGACGGCACGTACGTCACCAGCCTGGACCCCCAACTCCTCCTGGAGGCCCTGAGTTTCGTCGTCGACTTCCACCGCGACGACACGGTCCTGGAGTTCCTCGCGGTCCGCCGGATCCTGGAACCGGCGGCCACGGCGATGGCCTGCGCCCACATCTCCGACGCCGAACTGGACGCCTTGAGCGAGCAGTTGGACGCGCTGGGGGCCGCGCCGTCGGTGGAGGAGCTGGTCGCCGCCGACCTGGAGTTCCACCGCGGCATCGTCCAGACGTCCGGCAACTCCGTCCTGTGCTCCCTCCTCGACGGCCTCTCGGGCCCCACCACCCGGGCCCGCGTCTGGCGCGGCCTGACGCAGGAGGACGCCGTCAGCCGCACCCTCCACGAGCACCGGGCGATCCTCACCGCGCTCCGCGACCGCGACGCGGAGGCGGCCCGCTCGTGGGCGACGGTGCACATCGCGAGCGTCGAACAGTGGCTGCGCACGACGCTGTGA
- a CDS encoding MarR family winged helix-turn-helix transcriptional regulator → MAGKKAAHQPDAVASIIADWARERPDLDTSPLEVLARLHRTFIRYNTRLTSAIEQHGLAVAGFDVLTALRRAGAPYRLTAGQLADSGLVSSAGVTLRIDRLEKDGLIVRERDADDRRVVYSRLTDAGLAKIDEVFAEHLENERRMLDGLSPAERRQLARLMSKLERSITEAGPREAQEDQAGEA, encoded by the coding sequence ATGGCCGGGAAGAAGGCGGCGCACCAGCCGGACGCGGTGGCGTCGATCATCGCGGACTGGGCACGGGAGCGGCCCGACCTCGACACCTCGCCGCTGGAGGTCCTCGCCCGGCTGCACCGCACCTTCATCCGCTACAACACACGGCTGACCTCGGCGATCGAGCAGCACGGACTCGCGGTCGCCGGGTTCGACGTGCTGACCGCGCTGCGCAGGGCCGGCGCTCCCTACCGCCTCACCGCGGGCCAGCTGGCCGACTCCGGCCTCGTCTCGTCGGCCGGGGTGACGCTCCGCATCGACCGGCTGGAGAAGGACGGCCTGATCGTGCGCGAGCGCGACGCCGACGACCGCCGCGTCGTCTACTCACGGCTCACCGACGCCGGTCTCGCCAAGATCGACGAGGTGTTCGCGGAGCACCTCGAGAACGAACGCCGGATGCTCGACGGGCTCTCCCCGGCCGAACGGCGTCAGCTGGCCCGCCTCATGTCCAAACTGGAGCGGTCCATCACCGAAGCCGGTCCGCGGGAAGCGCAGGAGGATCAGGCCGGCGAGGCCTGA
- a CDS encoding aromatic ring-hydroxylating oxygenase subunit alpha: MTLPVHDTADHIYATGLRNQWHPVVPSSFVTPGAMRKVTALGEQWLLFRRSDGTLSMLADRCPHRGAPLSLGKHLGDRVACWYHGVEVETDGTVSSVPGLPGCNLEGKKLVTSLPVREVGGAVLAYFGDERHPEPAELTLPEPLTDPEVDAILCYAEWNGPWRFAVENLLDPMHGAFLHHESHTMYNGDTTAKFRIRETDRGYFFEKTDQRGVNFDWVELCRTGVDWVDLTIPYPPSAGPGGPFGIVGMVCPVDEDRTGVFFWRYRRVRGWQRDTWRFLYKTLIEERHWQVLEQDRVMLEAMPADADQRENLYQHDLGVVRLRRMYRAEAVAQASPA, translated from the coding sequence ATGACCCTGCCCGTGCACGACACCGCCGACCACATCTACGCCACGGGCCTGCGCAACCAGTGGCACCCGGTCGTCCCGTCCTCCTTCGTGACACCCGGCGCCATGCGCAAGGTCACCGCCCTCGGCGAACAGTGGCTGCTCTTCCGCCGCTCCGACGGCACCCTGTCGATGCTCGCCGACCGCTGCCCGCACCGCGGGGCGCCCCTCTCGCTCGGCAAGCACCTGGGCGACCGGGTGGCGTGCTGGTACCACGGGGTGGAGGTCGAGACCGACGGCACCGTGTCGTCCGTGCCCGGCCTGCCGGGCTGCAACCTGGAGGGCAAGAAGCTCGTCACGTCGCTGCCCGTGCGCGAGGTCGGCGGCGCCGTCCTCGCGTACTTCGGCGACGAGCGGCACCCCGAACCGGCCGAACTGACGCTGCCCGAGCCGCTCACCGACCCCGAGGTCGACGCGATCCTCTGCTACGCGGAGTGGAACGGGCCGTGGCGGTTCGCGGTGGAGAACCTCCTCGACCCGATGCACGGCGCGTTCCTGCACCACGAGTCGCACACCATGTACAACGGCGACACCACCGCCAAGTTCCGCATCCGGGAGACGGACCGCGGCTACTTCTTCGAGAAGACGGACCAGCGGGGCGTCAACTTCGACTGGGTGGAGCTGTGCCGCACGGGCGTGGACTGGGTGGACCTGACCATCCCGTATCCGCCGTCGGCGGGCCCCGGCGGCCCGTTCGGGATCGTCGGCATGGTCTGCCCGGTCGACGAGGACCGCACCGGCGTCTTCTTCTGGCGCTACCGGCGCGTGCGGGGGTGGCAGCGCGACACGTGGCGCTTCCTCTACAAGACCCTCATCGAGGAGCGCCACTGGCAGGTCCTCGAACAGGACCGCGTGATGCTGGAGGCCATGCCGGCCGATGCCGACCAGCGGGAGAACCTCTACCAGCACGATCTGGGCGTGGTCCGGCTGCGTCGGATGTACCGCGCGGAGGCGGTGGCTCAGGCCTCGCCGGCCTGA
- a CDS encoding recombinase-like helix-turn-helix domain-containing protein, producing MTTTWPYLDVHQSRTHEPTPYEYKLAATLEEVFTKEGHELADVVRGLNARQVHAPDGAPWTEESFRAEMNRLGA from the coding sequence GTGACCACGACCTGGCCGTACCTGGACGTCCACCAGTCCCGTACGCACGAACCGACCCCCTACGAGTACAAGCTCGCCGCCACCCTCGAAGAGGTCTTCACCAAAGAGGGCCACGAACTGGCCGACGTCGTCCGCGGGCTCAACGCCCGCCAGGTCCACGCGCCCGACGGCGCGCCCTGGACCGAGGAGTCCTTCCGCGCCGAGATGAACCGACTGGGAGCCTGA